The genomic segment TGTTCAAAAGAATAATCAAAACGAAGAGAGTGTCCTGGATAAAGTATTGGCTCGTGATCAACCCGTCGCAATTTGTTTTACCGACAGCAAAGGAAATGTCATCGCCTTTCAGCTAGATGCTGAGGCACTCGATAACAATGAACTCCCAGCGCGAAAAACACTATTCATCTAAATGGACATAGAAAAAAGGACGCCGTTAATCGGTGTCCTTGTTTTTTAATTCATTTTCATGCGCTTGGATCACAAGCTTCGTATAATCGATGATGCGATCAAAGTCTTTTTTACTCAATGCTGCCACTTCTTCCTTCGACAATCCTAATATGCGTAAAATCTTATTGTCGACCATCTGTTCCATTTTGTATTCATCTAATGTCACGCGTCTATCCTTCGTTCTTCCATACATATAATCCAATGTAGTCTCAAACAAGTCGGCCAACTCTAACACTTTTTCGTGTTTCGGCATGGAAGCATTTCTCTCCCACGAGTTATACGTCGTCGGTTTAACCTGCAATCTTTTCGCAACAGCGACTTGAGTCATACCTGTTTCCGTTCGCAACATGCGAATCCGATCTCCCATTGTCTCCATTAACTCGATCTCACTCCTATACGTTGTCTCCATATTAAGTCCCTCTCCCTCTATAAATACTATCCTAAAGGCGTGGACGATTCCATGCACCTTTATTCTACATAAAAATTGGATATTTTACGAATCGAAAAAGAAAATACGAAAATATTGAATAAATTCGTTGACATACGAAAATAATGGATATATAGTTAGGGTACAGAAACGAACAAGGAGGTGACAGCATGACGATAGCAGGGCGTGATCGCATGAAGAAACGCCGTGAGGAAATGGGAATCACCCAAGTCCATATCGCGCGAAAACTTGGCTATAAGACATCAGCAACAATCAGCTTGATGGAATCCGGCGTTCAAAACATCTACGTCGGACAAGCACTAACAATCGCAAAAATTCTTCATACGACAGTGGAGGAACTTTTTTTTGAAGAAGAGGTACGAAATTAATGGATAAATTCATTTTAATCGTATAGAAAGGAGTAACACAATGCAACAAGTTGTCATGTTGTCCTTTACCCCGGAACAGCTCACGACACTCATCGACGAGCGAATTGCCGAAGCACTGGCAACGCAATCACCGAAAGTCTGGATGAGCGGGAAGGAAGCACAAACGTACACGGGTTTTTCCCAGTTCGTACTCTACAACGCCCGAAAGGACGGCGAACTCAAAGCGTCCAGTTACAACCGCAGTGTCCGCTATCACCGCGACGATCTCGATGCGTGGTTGATCAGCAAACAAAAATAAGGAGGCACACACATGGAAAAAACGAATACGAAGCGACTTAACCTTCGCATGCCAGTAAGTATTCACGAATGGGTTGTGAAAGAAGCTGCTGAACACGGTGTATCGGCAACAGCGTTTATCAGCATGAAGTTGTCAGAAGTGCGTAAGCGAGAAAACAAGGAGGCAAAATGATGAATCAACTCACGAAGGTATTTGAAGGTAACGAAGTCCGTGTCGTCGGCACGCCGGAGCAACCACTGTTCGTTTTAGCAGATGTATGTAAGGCATTGAAGTTATCGAATCCAAGTGAAGTGGCGAAGCGAGTGCGTGAAAAGTATCGGTCTAAGAATAACTTAGGTCGTCAAGGAAACGCAGTAACCGTCAATGAAGCCGGATTGTATCAAGTCATCATGAGAGCGGATCAGAGTCCAGTCGCTGAACGTTTCCAAGATTGGGTTTATGAAGAAGTTCTCCCTTCAATCCGTAAAGACGGCGGCTACATGATCGCCCGTCACGACGAGTCACCGGAAGAAATCATGGCACGTGGCTTACTGATCGCCCAAACGACAATCGAACGACTCCAGCACGAGAAGGAAGTCGCTGCTACACAACTCGAAGCCCAACGCCCGAAAGTCCTATTCGCGGATGCAGTGTCAACGAGTCAGACGAGCATCTTAGTCGGACAACTCGCAAAACTCATCAGTCAGAACGGTGTCAGCATCGGTCAGAGTCGCTTGTTCGCTTGGATGCGGGAAAACGGCTACCTCGGTAAGAAGAACGCACACTACAACGAACCGACGCAATACTCGGTCGATCGTGGATGGTTCGAGGTTACGGAGCGCACGGTACAGAATCCCGATGGCACGGTACGGATCACACGGACGACGAAAGTCACCGGCAAAGGTCAAATCTACTTCATGAGCAAGTTGCTCGACGAGGTGAGCTGATGCCCATCTCCTTCTGGATTTTCACAACGTTCGGTGAAATGTTTCTGTTCCTGGTCTTCGCGGCGACGGTCTACTCCGAAAAAAGGTACGACGAACCGTGGTTCTAATCGGCAGCATCATCGCAGTCCTCGTCTTCATCGGCAACTGGCAAGAGGTCAAAAGGATTTACGGCAAATAAAAAACACCCATACCGGAGTAAGGGTGCTCTCATAACTCAACACTATGAGTATACCACGCTCCGCACGAGGAGGAAACGATATGGTCACGACACACACCATCAACCGCCAATTACCCGCCATCGTCCAGACGACGCCTGAAATCATGGCACTGGTCAGCAAGGGTCCGGTACGCATCGATGCGATCCACTCGGCGCTCACAGCGTCTTATCAACATCTCGCCAACGCGGCCTACCAACTCGACGCGAATCACCCGGTGCACGCTTTCCTCAAGCAGGTGCACAACGAACTGTACACGATCGAAACAGCACTCGACGAGCAGAACAACCTGTTCCTCGGCGCAGAGGAATCGATTGATAAAAAGGTGGTGGCGTTATGACACTCCAAACCCTCGCAGAACGGGCAACGGAAGTCGCAGAGGCGCAACCGAAGCTCGTCACCCTGATTGAAACACTCACCGCGGAACACGCCGCCCTCAGCTTGACGGATGAGCAACACGCGGCCTTGCAAGGACTCACAAATGAAGCGATGGAGATTCTCCGGGATCTCGGACGCTAAGGAGGAAACGACGATGGAAATGGATTCAAAAGTATTCGAAGCAATCAGCGGACGAGAGGCAATCTCGAAATTGATGGATGGAAAGCATGTATTCAACTCAACTGGTCACACTTACTACATGAAAGGTGACGTATTGTTCTTCTACTTCGGTAGCGAAAGCAACGGTTCAGAATCAACCGCTTTTTTCAATGACATCACACAGCAAACCTGGTACGTCCAAAAGCCGTTCGACGTTCGCGCTGAGATGTTGGCACGACCGAACGAATGGGTCGGGGCATTCTTGTCTCGAGGCATTTGGTGCAAAGTTCGATTCAATTCCGAGGAAATGCTTGCTGAGGAAATGACGATGGGCGGAGACACGGTCACGATGCGAGCGAGAATGGATGAACTTGACCGTTGCATTCCAATCGAAGATGTACCGAAAGGAGCTTCCTTATGACAACCCTATACCACCTATCCGCTCAGAAGCAGGCATTGCTCGACGCGCTCACTGGCTACGACCTTGAGGACATGGAAGGCGCGGACGTCATTGCTGACACCCTCGACGCACTCGACGAGGCGCTCGAAGTCAAGACGGAAAGCGTGCTCCACTTCCGGCAGAAGTTCCTGAACGACGCGGCTGCACTCAAGGCAGAGGAACAACGCCTCGCGGCACGACGCAAAGTGTACGAGACGAAAGCAGAACGGCTGAAAACGTACGTCGACGAGTCCTTGCAGGTCGCAGGGATCAAAAAGCTCGAAACGCCACTGTACACGGTGTCCTACCGCAAGAGTGACAGCGTCGAGATCACGGACACCGAAGCCCTCCCGATCGGACTCCTGCGCACGAAGACGGTGCAAGAGCCGGACAAGACGGCCATCGGCAAGCTACTCAAAGCAGGGGAAGCCATCGACGGCGCCCGACTGGTGACGAAGACGAACCTACAAATCAAATAAGGAGGAACGGACATGAGTGAACGAAAAGCGGATGCATGGGGCGTTTGTTACGGTGATCCGAACGCAGAGACGGAAGAAGAACTGGAACTGATTGAAGCATGGAAAACCTACGACGGCGCATACTCATCGGCATTGAACTGGAGCCATAACAACGAAGGCGACCCGAATTATATCGTGATGCCACTTTATCGAAAAGAGGAGGAACGGACATGAGTGAACAGAAGCCAATGAACCTGCAGCAGAAGCTCATCGAAGTACGCAAAGCCGTGCCTTATCTGCAAAAGGCAGCAAGCGGACCACAGTATCAATATGTCGGAAGTAGCCAAACACTCTCATCCGTCATGGAGAAAATGAACGACCTCGGCATCCTGCTCAAACAGGAAATCATCTCGCAACGTGTCACGCAGTTCCACACAGCAAAAGGAGCGCTCCAGTTCATGACCGATGCAGATATGCGGTTCACCTGGATCAATGCAGACGACCCAACGGATCGCGAGGAAGCGTTATGGCAAGGACAAGGCGTTGACAACGGGGAGAAGGGCATCGGAAAGCTCGCTACCTACGCGGAAAAATACTTCATCTTGAAGTCCTTCAACATCGCAACGGACAAAGATGACCCGGATTCATTCCAACAGAAGGTGGAAGCGAACAAACCACAACCGAAGAAAGCGACGACAGACATGCTTAACACGCTCGCTAAACTTGGTAAAACGCTCGCTGGTCACAAAGGGATTGAGCCTAAAGCGGTGTACGACAGCTATCACATGACGAGCGACATGCTTGAATCAGACGCGAAACAAGTGCTTGAACAATTGAAAGACGCGATTAAAAAAGCAGCTGAGGCGAACAAGGAGGAATCGGCATGAAGATGATGGACGAATACGAACAGCTTGAAGAGTGTTCCCGCTGCCAACAGATGATTCCCTTCGGCGGTGACCGCGACGTGTTCGGACAGCTCGTCTGCAACGTCTGCTTGGAAGAAGAACGCGAGAACGCTTTACAACACCAAGACTACGAAAAGAGCGTCCGCTAAGGGCGCTCGGGAGGTGGACGGAATGATTTTCTTGCCATATGACGTCGTTCGCTTAAATGAAAAGAAGGGTCTTTACGAAGTGGTTAGCATCGAAAAACACCCTCAACTTAATCTCTGGGTTACAAATGATGATTGCGACTCAGAGATTAAGGTTTCATCTGAACAAGCCATTCTTGTTGTACGGAACTATCACAGAAAAGACATTGAACAATAAAAACTAGGAGGCAACATCATGATTAACCGAGTTGTATTAGTAGGACGCCTTACACGAGATCCGGAAATGAAATACACCCAGTCAGGCATCGCCGTCACACGCTTCACTCTCGCTTGCGACCGTCCCTTCACTGGGCAGGATGGCAAACGCGAAGCAGACTTCATCGATTGCACGGTATGGCGCAAACAGGCAGAGAGCGTCGCCCAGTACCTCAAGAAAGGTTCACTCGCAGGAGTCGAGGGTCGCTTACAGATCAGCAGCTACGACGACAAGGACGGACAGAAACGCTACCGAGCAGAAGTGGTCGTAGACAGCGTCCGGTTCCTCGAATCGAAGAAGGACAGTGAACCATCGGCACCACGTCAGGAAGCACCAGTGAAGCAGGATAAGCCGGCAAGTGGTTTCGGTGCTGATCCGTTCTCAGGTGGTAGTTCGATTGACCTCTCTGATGATGATTTACCGTTCTAAAGGAGTGAAGCGAAATGGAAGACCTACAATCATTACTCGCCATCGAACGGTTCGCAGAAGACGCGTTCCGTGTGAAAAAGACCTACGTGGACATGACCGGGGATTTACTCTCCGGCATCCTCCTCGGTCAAATCGTGTACTGGCATCTCCCATCGAAAGACGGACGTTCCAAACTCCGTGTCCAGAAGGAAGGCAAGTTATGGCTCGCCAAAGGACGGGCGGACTGGTACGACGAGATTCGCATCACACCGAAGCAATTCGACCGGGCCATCAAGATACTGGTCGACAAGGATTTCATCGAGACGAAGCTGTTCAAGTTCGACGGATCACCGACGGTCCACATCCATCTTCACCCGGAACACGTCATTGATTCCGTTTTTCCCCAAAGGTCAAAATCCATTTTACCCAAAGGTGAAAATCCATTTTACCCAAAGGTCGAAATCCATTTTGACGAAAGGTTAAAAACCTTAACAGAGACTACAACAAAGACTACATCAGAGACTACGACAGATAAACCCATTGTCGAGCAAGCCTCGACGACACACCTCGACATCATTGACTATCTCAACTCGAAGACAGGCAAAAAATATAAGGCATCGACGAGATCGACCCGAACCCTCATCAACGCACGATTGAACGACAAGTTCACCCTCGACGACTTCAAGCAGGTCATCGACAACAAGATCCGGGATTGGTCGAACGATCCGAAGATGAGCAAGTTCATCCGCCCAGAGACCCTGTTCGGCACGAAGTTTGAAAGCTACCTGAACGAGACACACGTCGAGCGGAAGTTCTCGACACCGGACCACAGCGAATACGACCCCACATTCGGGAAAGACCTTCCCTTCTAGGAGGCGAGACCATGAAAACAATTACAGGAATCACGATATACAACCTCACGCAAGAGATCCTCGCCCAGCGCACCTGTCAAGGATGCGGGCAGGACATCGAGGTCGTGCGGCAACAATATGCCTTCGGACCGAAAGCCGGCGAATACTTCGAAGCCGTCAAGGGATGCAAATGCGAGGACCTGGCCATCGCCCGGCAAGCCGTCGAGAACGAGGAACGCATGATCCGGCGCAAGCTTGAGGACACGTTTTCTTCCGGCTCGACGATCAACGACAAACTGCTGCACGCGACGTTCGAGGGATATGACGCGACGTCACCGGAACTCACGGAAGCAAAAGCACGATTCCAACAATTCGCAAGCGACTTAAAAGGCACCCTGCTCGTCTCCGGAAGCTACGGGACAGGCAAGAGTCATCTGAGTATGGCGACGGTCAACGCGGTCAAAGAGAAGGGCGAGAGTGCGGTCTTCATCTCGCTTCCTCGCCTCTTGACGAAAATCAAAGGGACGTTCGGTAACGAAGGGTCGCAGGACGACATCATCACAAGTTTAGCCGACGTCACGCTTCTGGTCCTCGACGACATCGGGGCGGAGCAAGTCAAATACACGGACAGCAGCAAGACGACGATCGACACGGACACGTTCAGCAACGACGTCCTGTTCCAAGTCCTCGACGCCCGGATGGGGAAACCGACCATCTACACGACGAACCTGACCGGCAAGGACCTGCGGGCGCGGATCGGACAACGGAACTGGTCCCGGATGCTCGACGATGCCGACATCGTGAAGATGTACGGGGACGACTACCGACTGGCGAAATTCAACTTTTAAGGGGGAGAAACAATGCGCGAGATCAAGTTTCGAGCATGGGACAAGGTATATGAACATTTCCACGAAGATGACCTCATTCGTGAGTATGTACTGGGTGAGTTTATTGATAATCCGGAATACGACGTGACGCAATACACCGGAATCAAAGATAAGAACGGCGTTGAGATTTTCGAAGGCGATGTTTTGAAGTGGGATGAATCGGAATGGGGCTCACCTTACAACGAGTTAGTTGAATGGGATTACGATCAGTTCCATATCAGATTGGGTGATTGGTCTGAATGGTGCGAAGTCGTCGGCAACATCTACGAACATCCGCACCTTCTCGAACAGGAGGACCCGTCATGACACGCGAGCTGATCCTCAAACGTTACGAACGCGGCATGACCGCCGCACAGATTGCCGCCGTCGACAACTTAACACTGGCGCACGTGGAGGAAGTCATTTTCTCCAGTGGCGTGCAGCCGGTAAAGCGGAAGCAAGGGAAAGATGCGCAGGTAGGTACCATCACCGATGAAGAATTATTGCTTCGTATAAAAGACGGAGATACACGGTATGCCATAGAACGCGACTTGAATATGACGCCAGGTACATTAATCAGCAGGTTCAAGCGCGTTTCTAAGCAGATTGATGAAAGTGAGTTGCGAGCGGAAGAAGAGCGGAAAAACCAAGCGATGGCTAACTGGGCGCGCGAAGGGAAGACGTTGATCGAGATTCGGCAATTGGCGAAAACGAACTACCGGATGGTGAAACAAGTTCTTGAATCGTACGGACTTTACCAAGAAGTCGTGAACAACTCACAACCGGAACCGGTAGAAAAAGAACCTTCCCAAAAAACTTTGGAAATCGAACAACGAAGCGAACGCCTTATGGTTTACGCGAAAGAGGGGCTGACGCGTCAGCAAATCGCAACGGAATTAGGCATTAGTGCTAGTTACGTGGGGAAACTAGCCCGTGAACTTGGGGTGGAACTAAGCAAGCCTAAAGCGGCGAACAAAAGTAAAAAGAAGGTTGTTGAAAATAAAGAAGCTGCGAAAGAGACGGACGTTGACCAACCATCGCTCGCCGCCCAAGAAGTCGCCGTCACGACGGAAAGCGACGGATTCGCAGAGAACTACACGATCGCCCATCTCGCAAAGGAGGAAGTAGACATGACAGAAGCCATCGCAGAAGTGAAGCAGGAGACGGAAGAACGGGACATCCGCAACGACAAGTGGGTCCATTTCGTCGCCAATCAGATTGAGAACGCACGGGTCAAGACGAAGTTCGATGTGGTCGATCGTGGCGGTAAACTCGTCAAACAGACGGAAGTCCGTTTTGTCATCGAGGAAGTCCTATGAACCCATCGCCGCGTGAACTGAAACGCCGTCGGCGCACGGCACTGACGCTCTACATGGACGACCGACCGCTTCACTACATCGCGAACGCACTCGACATGACGGAGGCGGGCGTATACGAACTGCTTGAACAAACGGGCGCGAAGAATATCCAGTACGAAGGAGCCGGCACGCCTGACCCATTACTGGAGGCGCCGACGATGCCAAAAAAGTTGAAGACGTACGAGGAGCTGCTGATCGAGAACATGCAACTGCGCAACGAGAACTCGCGGCTACGTCGTCTCCACGCATGCGACGCAAACCCAGTCCTCGCTCGAAACTGACGCCACCGATCGGCACACGGGTCAGCAAACGGGCTAGGGGTGAGACGCGACGGGACAAGGTCATCGCCTCGTACAATGGATCCGGCTGGAAGTTACTCGCCATCTACGAAGAGGACTTACCCTACGCGACAATCTATGCACTCATATTCGAATACCAAGGAGGTTCGGGTCTATGAAAATGACGAAGGTCAAGCAATTTAAACAGTTGATGGATTACCTGGAGCAGTACGGCGGGCGGATCGTCCTCAAGCGGGGCGACCTGCAGCTGTCCCTCGCAAGCAAGCTCGACGTCTACAACCTACGCAAAGGGACGCACCGGGAACTGACATGGCGCGACGCACTCAATTATTACCGGCTCGAAGGATGGACACCGGTCATCAGCACACTGGAATGCCGGGAGACGCAGACACGGCGCTACGTGGGGGCACCATGAAGCGCCGTGTCTGCTGAGAGGCAAGACACTGTACCGGATTGAGAAGGACACAGGAGAGACACAGCGCGTCTGGCAATACGGTGATTTCATCGCCTACGAATACGAGGAATTACGAAAGGTTGGGTGGCAAGAATGGCGCGGGTATCGCAACAAGCAGGCAAGCAATTCGAGATGACGAACTGTGAGGGAGTGAACGAGATGAACGACAAGGAGAGAGCGTGGTCTTTTGAAAAGCAATTGGATGAGATGAGAAAAAAGAGTTCTGTTTGGTACAACCAAAATTGCGTGTTGCTTGAAGCGCTATCTTTTCATGCTAAAAACGGCGGTATGACCGAAGAAAAAATCACGAAACTTTTGAAAGATGTGGAAGAGATAAATTTTTGGTAACGATGAATCGGAACGGGGTGGAGTGAATGGCGCGTGCAGCACAACAAGCAGGCAAGCAATTCGAAATGATGATCGAACAGGCGAATCACGTGTACAAGCTGCAAGGCAAGGCGCTCGTATTCAAGAGTGAGCCGAGTGTGAAGACAATCCGCGGGCAGGCAGGCAAGATCGTCAAGACCATCTACGCCGAAGCGAACGGACTGGACTACTTCGGGACGATTGACGGGGGCAAAGGCATCTTCTTCGAAGCCAAGCAGACGAAAGGCAAGAGCTTTCCGCTGAAGAACATCAAGCCGCACCAAGTGGAGACGATGCGCACGCTCGACAGGCTCCAAACGACCACCTTCCTGCTCGTTCGATTCAGTGACATAGGCAAGATGTACCTGCTACCGCCGGACGCCTTCCTGAGCGCGTGGGATGGCTGGACGAAATACAGCAACCGGGCGAGCATCCCACTGGCGACGTTCGAGGCACACGGGACGGAGATCGCGGCGACGAATGGATGCGCGGTGGATTGGTTGGATGCGGTGCAAACAAATTAAGGGAGTGCGAACGATGGCTAAAATTATACCACTCAGAAAAGTAGATTCCGTTCACAACCTACTGCATGAACTGCTTAAGATGGCTGATAACGGCGAACTCGATAACGTCATAATTGCATTTAACCACAAAA from the Exiguobacterium oxidotolerans JCM 12280 genome contains:
- a CDS encoding helix-turn-helix domain-containing protein: MQQVVMLSFTPEQLTTLIDERIAEALATQSPKVWMSGKEAQTYTGFSQFVLYNARKDGELKASSYNRSVRYHRDDLDAWLISKQK
- a CDS encoding conserved phage C-terminal domain-containing protein, whose product is MEDLQSLLAIERFAEDAFRVKKTYVDMTGDLLSGILLGQIVYWHLPSKDGRSKLRVQKEGKLWLAKGRADWYDEIRITPKQFDRAIKILVDKDFIETKLFKFDGSPTVHIHLHPEHVIDSVFPQRSKSILPKGENPFYPKVEIHFDERLKTLTETTTKTTSETTTDKPIVEQASTTHLDIIDYLNSKTGKKYKASTRSTRTLINARLNDKFTLDDFKQVIDNKIRDWSNDPKMSKFIRPETLFGTKFESYLNETHVERKFSTPDHSEYDPTFGKDLPF
- a CDS encoding ATP-binding protein, with translation MRQQYAFGPKAGEYFEAVKGCKCEDLAIARQAVENEERMIRRKLEDTFSSGSTINDKLLHATFEGYDATSPELTEAKARFQQFASDLKGTLLVSGSYGTGKSHLSMATVNAVKEKGESAVFISLPRLLTKIKGTFGNEGSQDDIITSLADVTLLVLDDIGAEQVKYTDSSKTTIDTDTFSNDVLFQVLDARMGKPTIYTTNLTGKDLRARIGQRNWSRMLDDADIVKMYGDDYRLAKFNF
- a CDS encoding phage antirepressor, with amino-acid sequence MNQLTKVFEGNEVRVVGTPEQPLFVLADVCKALKLSNPSEVAKRVREKYRSKNNLGRQGNAVTVNEAGLYQVIMRADQSPVAERFQDWVYEEVLPSIRKDGGYMIARHDESPEEIMARGLLIAQTTIERLQHEKEVAATQLEAQRPKVLFADAVSTSQTSILVGQLAKLISQNGVSIGQSRLFAWMRENGYLGKKNAHYNEPTQYSVDRGWFEVTERTVQNPDGTVRITRTTKVTGKGQIYFMSKLLDEVS
- a CDS encoding helix-turn-helix domain-containing protein; this translates as METMGDRIRMLRTETGMTQVAVAKRLQVKPTTYNSWERNASMPKHEKVLELADLFETTLDYMYGRTKDRRVTLDEYKMEQMVDNKILRILGLSKEEVAALSKKDFDRIIDYTKLVIQAHENELKNKDTD
- a CDS encoding single-stranded DNA-binding protein codes for the protein MINRVVLVGRLTRDPEMKYTQSGIAVTRFTLACDRPFTGQDGKREADFIDCTVWRKQAESVAQYLKKGSLAGVEGRLQISSYDDKDGQKRYRAEVVVDSVRFLESKKDSEPSAPRQEAPVKQDKPASGFGADPFSGGSSIDLSDDDLPF
- a CDS encoding Holliday junction resolvase RecU produces the protein MARAAQQAGKQFEMMIEQANHVYKLQGKALVFKSEPSVKTIRGQAGKIVKTIYAEANGLDYFGTIDGGKGIFFEAKQTKGKSFPLKNIKPHQVETMRTLDRLQTTTFLLVRFSDIGKMYLLPPDAFLSAWDGWTKYSNRASIPLATFEAHGTEIAATNGCAVDWLDAVQTN
- a CDS encoding helix-turn-helix transcriptional regulator gives rise to the protein MTIAGRDRMKKRREEMGITQVHIARKLGYKTSATISLMESGVQNIYVGQALTIAKILHTTVEELFFEEEVRN
- a CDS encoding siphovirus Gp157 family protein, with the protein product MTTLYHLSAQKQALLDALTGYDLEDMEGADVIADTLDALDEALEVKTESVLHFRQKFLNDAAALKAEEQRLAARRKVYETKAERLKTYVDESLQVAGIKKLETPLYTVSYRKSDSVEITDTEALPIGLLRTKTVQEPDKTAIGKLLKAGEAIDGARLVTKTNLQIK
- a CDS encoding YopX family protein, with product MREIKFRAWDKVYEHFHEDDLIREYVLGEFIDNPEYDVTQYTGIKDKNGVEIFEGDVLKWDESEWGSPYNELVEWDYDQFHIRLGDWSEWCEVVGNIYEHPHLLEQEDPS
- a CDS encoding toxin-antitoxin system HicB family antitoxin; this encodes MEKTNTKRLNLRMPVSIHEWVVKEAAEHGVSATAFISMKLSEVRKRENKEAK
- a CDS encoding ERF family protein; this encodes MSEQKPMNLQQKLIEVRKAVPYLQKAASGPQYQYVGSSQTLSSVMEKMNDLGILLKQEIISQRVTQFHTAKGALQFMTDADMRFTWINADDPTDREEALWQGQGVDNGEKGIGKLATYAEKYFILKSFNIATDKDDPDSFQQKVEANKPQPKKATTDMLNTLAKLGKTLAGHKGIEPKAVYDSYHMTSDMLESDAKQVLEQLKDAIKKAAEANKEESA